From a single Girardinichthys multiradiatus isolate DD_20200921_A chromosome 17, DD_fGirMul_XY1, whole genome shotgun sequence genomic region:
- the ppp1r12a gene encoding protein phosphatase 1 regulatory subunit 12A isoform X1: MKMADAKQKRNEQLKRWLGSETDQEPPVLKKKKTKVKFDDGAVFLAACSSGDTEEVLRLLDRGADINYANVDGLTALHQACIDDNIDMVTFLVEQGASVNQPDNEGWIPLHAAASCGYLDIAEYLISQGANVGVVNSEGETPLDIAEEEPMEELLQNEINRQGLDIEAARKEEERIMLRDARQWLNSGQIQDTRHAKSGGTALHVAAAKGYVEVLKLLIQAGYDVNIKDYDGWTPLHAAAHWGKEEACRILVENLCDMELVNKMGQTAFDVADEDVLGYLEELQKKQNLLMTEKKDVKKSPLIETTTTGDNNQSLKTLKSKETLLLEPEKTAPCIETLEPEKVDEEEEGKKDESSCSSEEEDEEDSESENEADKSKPPAAVTSSTTTTPAAVSVSSPSSPTNQVTTPTSPVKKVVQPVGKVSTKVEEERKDESPASWRLGLRKTGSYGALSDITATKEAQKEKDTTGVMRSASSPRLSSSLDNKEKEKEKDKGTRLAYVAPTIPRRLASTSDIDEKENRDSTALIRSGSYTRRRWDDDLKNSEGSSSVNRPSSYQRSTSHTLALGRSGSTRDVPAKSSSTSSLDPNTCNTKPWQPPTSHYPSYSIYRSGSFGRRHEDLSPSSTTTSSSTTTTSSSVTSPTGHRGLLSSLGSSSTRTGSTCLTSRYWSEESAEREKEKESAAVIPTINTGSTTTTTSTTTTTAILTTTTGTGIVTGTGSERRRSYLTPVRDEESESQRKARSRQARQSRRSTQGVTLTDLQEAEKTIGRSRPQNTREEEKEKQDKEKTETREDDYRSKYRSFEERYRPSSSSSTSAISTVSTASTTSYSGSSLSSSSSSLNRPNSLTGITSSYSRSSRDTEKESDKKDEEKEGEDKPRSIRDRRRPREKRRSTGVSFWTQDGDENDPEQQSDSEDGSTRGESQSDRLSRNESTSYLDRNDALFSRSYGESRRPYSSRLDRDDTTDYKKLYEQILAENEKLKAQLRDTDLELADLKLQLDKAAQRQERYADRSQLEMEKRERRALERKISEMEEELKNLPQVKQVQALRQVKERLQAENRALARVVAKLSQSACSQLPASDL, from the exons GCTTGCATAGATGACAACATTGACATGGTGACGTTCCTCGTAGAGCAAGGAGCCAGCGTCAACCAGCCAGATAATGAGGGCTGGATCCCCCTCCATGCTGCAGCTTCCTGTGGATACCTAGACATAGCAGA GTACCTGATTAGCCAGGGTGCTAATGTTGGAGTTGTGAACAGTGAGGGGGAGACACCTCTGGACATTGCTGAGGAGGAACCAATGGAGGAACTTCTACAAAATGAGATTAACCGACAAG GGTTGGACATAGAGGCAGCCCGAAAAGAGGAGGAGCGAATCATGCTGAGGGATGCCCGACAATGGCTAAACAGCGGTCAGATTCAGGACACCCGGCATGCAAAATCAGGAGGAACGGCGCTCCATGTAGCCGCTGCAAAAGGATACGTGGAGGTTTTAAA GCTTTTAATCCAAGCAGGGTATGACGTAAACATTAAGGACTATGATGGCTGGACGCCTCTACATGCAGCAGCACACTGGGGCAAGGAGGAGGCGTGTAGGATACTCGTGGAGAATCTGTGTGACATGGAGCTTGTTAATAAAATG GGTCAGACTGCTTTTGATGTAGCTGACGAAGATGTATTGGGATACTTAGAAGAgctacaaaagaaacaaaatctg ctGATGACTGAGAAGAAAGATGTCAAGAAGTCTCCGTTGATTGAAACAACAACCACAGGGGACAACAACCAATCACTGAAAACACTCAAGAG CAAAGAAACGCTGCTTCTGGAGCCAGAAAAGACAGCACCATGCATTGAGACCTTAGAGCCAGAGAAGGTGGACGAAGAGGAAGAGGGGAAGAAGGACGAGTCAAGCTGTTCAAGTGAAGAGGAGGACGAAGAAGATTCAGAGTCTGAAAATGAAGCAG ATAAGAGCAAGCCTCCAGCAGCGGTGACCAGCAGCACAACGACCACCCCAGCCGCTGTCAGCGTGTCATCTCCATCTAGTCCAACAAATCAGGTGACAACGCCCACTTCACCAGTTAAGAAG GTTGTTCAGCCGGTTGGAAAGGTCTCAACCAAAGTAGAGGAGGAGAGGAAAGATGAGTCTCCGGCATCGTGGCGTCTGGGTTTGAGGAAGACGGGCAGCTATGGGGCGCTCTCTGACATCACAGCCACAAAGGAAGCTCAGAAGGAAAAGGACACTACAGGCGTGATGCGCTCTGCCTCAAGCCCTCGCCTCTCCTCATCTCTggacaacaaagaaaaagaaaag GAGAAAGACAAAGGAACCCGACTTGCGTACGTGGCCCCAACTATCCCAAGGAGACTTGCCAGTACTTCAGACATCGACGAGAAGGAAAACAG GGACTCGACAGCTCTGATACGTAGTGGCTCATACACTCGGCGACGATGGGATGACGACCTGAAGAACAGTGAAGGAAGCTCCTCTGTCAACCGACCCTCCAGCTACCAGCGCAG CACGTCCCATACGCTAGCGCTAGGGCGGAGCGGCAGCACGCGGGACGTGCCAGCCAAGTCTTCGTCAACCTCCAGCTTGGACCCTAACACCTGTAATACTAAACCCTGGCAGCCACCCACCTCCCACTACCCATCTTACAGCATTTACCGCAG TGGATCTTTTGGAAGAAGACACGAGGACCTGAGCccctcctccaccaccacctcctcctcaaCAACCACCACCTCTTCGTCTGTTACCTCGCCCACAGGCCATCGCGGCCTCCTCTCCAGCCTGGGTTCCTCCTCCACCCGAACTGGCTCCACCTGTCTCACCAGCAG GTACTGGTCAGAGGAGAGTGCAGAGAGGGAGAAGGAGAAGGAGTCTGCTGCAGTCATCCCCACTATAAACACTGGTTCTACCACCACCACTACGTCTACCACTACCACCACGGCCATATTAACCACTACCACCGGCACTGGCATAGTCACTGGCACCGGCTCAGAACGACGCAG GTCGTACCTGACACCGGTCCGAGACGAGGAGTCGGAGTCTCAGAGGAAAGCTCGATCCAGACAGGCCCGTCAGTCGAGGCGGTCCACACAG GGTGTGACTCTGACTGACCTGCAAGAGGCTGAAAAAACAATTGGCCGGAGTCGTCCCCAAAACACCCGcgaggaggagaaagagaagcaggACAAGGAGAAGACGGAGACGAGGGAGGATGATTACCGATCAAAGTACCGGAGCTTTGAAGAG CGTTATCGgccttcatcttcatcctccacCTCTGCCATTTCCACCGTCAGCACTGCCTCCACAACCTCCTACTCGGGCTCTTCGTTGTCCTCCAGTTCCAGCTCCCTCAACAGGCCTAACAGTCTGACGGGGATCACCTCATCTTATAGCAGATCCTCTCGAGATACAGAAAAAG AATCGGACAAAAAGGATGAGGAAAAGGAAGGGGAGGACAAACCCCGCTCCATACGGGATCGCAGGCGGCCCCGCGAGAAGAGACGCTCCACTGGGGTGTCCTTCTGGACTCAAGAT GGTGATGAAAATGACCCCGAGCAGCAGTCGGACTCAGAGGATGGCAGCACAAGGGGAGAATCACAA AGCGACAGATTGTCCAG AAATGAGAGCACTTCATATTTAGATCGCAACGATGCTCTTTTTAGCCGTAGTTACGGTGAGAGTCGAAGGCCGTACTCGAGCCGATTGGATAGAGACGACACCACCGACTACAAGAAG CTCTACGAGCAGATCTTAGCAGAGAACGAGAAGCTGAAGGCCCAGTTACGCGACACTGATCTGGAGCTGGCAGACTTGAAGTTACAGTTAGATAAAGCCGCACAG AGGCAGGAACGCTACGCTGACCGATCCCAGCTTGAGATGGAGAAAAGG GAAAGAAGAGCTCTAGAAAGGAAGATTTCTGAGATGGAGGAGGAACTTAAG AACCTCCCCCAGGTAAAGCAGGTTCAGGCCCTGCGGCAAGTAAAGGAGCGGCTGCAGGCTGAGAATCGGGCCCTGGCCCGAGTGGTGGCAAAGCTCTCACAGTCGGCCTGCAGCCAGCTGCCCGCCAGCGACCTCTAA
- the ppp1r12a gene encoding protein phosphatase 1 regulatory subunit 12A isoform X2, translating into MKMADAKQKRNEQLKRWLGSETDQEPPVLKKKKTKVKFDDGAVFLAACSSGDTEEVLRLLDRGADINYANVDGLTALHQACIDDNIDMVTFLVEQGASVNQPDNEGWIPLHAAASCGYLDIAEYLISQGANVGVVNSEGETPLDIAEEEPMEELLQNEINRQGLDIEAARKEEERIMLRDARQWLNSGQIQDTRHAKSGGTALHVAAAKGYVEVLKLLIQAGYDVNIKDYDGWTPLHAAAHWGKEEACRILVENLCDMELVNKMGQTAFDVADEDVLGYLEELQKKQNLLMTEKKDVKKSPLIETTTTGDNNQSLKTLKSKETLLLEPEKTAPCIETLEPEKVDEEEEGKKDESSCSSEEEDEEDSESENEADKSKPPAAVTSSTTTTPAAVSVSSPSSPTNQVTTPTSPVKKVVQPVGKVSTKVEEERKDESPASWRLGLRKTGSYGALSDITATKEAQKEKDTTGVMRSASSPRLSSSLDNKEKEKEKDKGTRLAYVAPTIPRRLASTSDIDEKENRDSTALIRSGSYTRRRWDDDLKNSEGSSSVNRPSSYQRSTSHTLALGRSGSTRDVPAKSSSTSSLDPNTCNTKPWQPPTSHYPSYSIYRSGSFGRRHEDLSPSSTTTSSSTTTTSSSVTSPTGHRGLLSSLGSSSTRTGSTCLTSRYWSEESAEREKEKESAAVIPTINTGSTTTTTSTTTTTAILTTTTGTGIVTGTGSERRRSYLTPVRDEESESQRKARSRQARQSRRSTQGVTLTDLQEAEKTIGRSRPQNTREEEKEKQDKEKTETREDDYRSKYRSFEERYRPSSSSSTSAISTVSTASTTSYSGSSLSSSSSSLNRPNSLTGITSSYSRSSRDTEKESDKKDEEKEGEDKPRSIRDRRRPREKRRSTGVSFWTQDGDENDPEQQSDSEDGSTRGESQSDRLSRNESTSYLDRNDALFSRSYGESRRPYSSRLDRDDTTDYKKLYEQILAENEKLKAQLRDTDLELADLKLQLDKAAQRQERYADRSQLEMEKRERRALERKISEMEEELKMLPDLKADNQRLKDENGALIRVISKLSK; encoded by the exons GCTTGCATAGATGACAACATTGACATGGTGACGTTCCTCGTAGAGCAAGGAGCCAGCGTCAACCAGCCAGATAATGAGGGCTGGATCCCCCTCCATGCTGCAGCTTCCTGTGGATACCTAGACATAGCAGA GTACCTGATTAGCCAGGGTGCTAATGTTGGAGTTGTGAACAGTGAGGGGGAGACACCTCTGGACATTGCTGAGGAGGAACCAATGGAGGAACTTCTACAAAATGAGATTAACCGACAAG GGTTGGACATAGAGGCAGCCCGAAAAGAGGAGGAGCGAATCATGCTGAGGGATGCCCGACAATGGCTAAACAGCGGTCAGATTCAGGACACCCGGCATGCAAAATCAGGAGGAACGGCGCTCCATGTAGCCGCTGCAAAAGGATACGTGGAGGTTTTAAA GCTTTTAATCCAAGCAGGGTATGACGTAAACATTAAGGACTATGATGGCTGGACGCCTCTACATGCAGCAGCACACTGGGGCAAGGAGGAGGCGTGTAGGATACTCGTGGAGAATCTGTGTGACATGGAGCTTGTTAATAAAATG GGTCAGACTGCTTTTGATGTAGCTGACGAAGATGTATTGGGATACTTAGAAGAgctacaaaagaaacaaaatctg ctGATGACTGAGAAGAAAGATGTCAAGAAGTCTCCGTTGATTGAAACAACAACCACAGGGGACAACAACCAATCACTGAAAACACTCAAGAG CAAAGAAACGCTGCTTCTGGAGCCAGAAAAGACAGCACCATGCATTGAGACCTTAGAGCCAGAGAAGGTGGACGAAGAGGAAGAGGGGAAGAAGGACGAGTCAAGCTGTTCAAGTGAAGAGGAGGACGAAGAAGATTCAGAGTCTGAAAATGAAGCAG ATAAGAGCAAGCCTCCAGCAGCGGTGACCAGCAGCACAACGACCACCCCAGCCGCTGTCAGCGTGTCATCTCCATCTAGTCCAACAAATCAGGTGACAACGCCCACTTCACCAGTTAAGAAG GTTGTTCAGCCGGTTGGAAAGGTCTCAACCAAAGTAGAGGAGGAGAGGAAAGATGAGTCTCCGGCATCGTGGCGTCTGGGTTTGAGGAAGACGGGCAGCTATGGGGCGCTCTCTGACATCACAGCCACAAAGGAAGCTCAGAAGGAAAAGGACACTACAGGCGTGATGCGCTCTGCCTCAAGCCCTCGCCTCTCCTCATCTCTggacaacaaagaaaaagaaaag GAGAAAGACAAAGGAACCCGACTTGCGTACGTGGCCCCAACTATCCCAAGGAGACTTGCCAGTACTTCAGACATCGACGAGAAGGAAAACAG GGACTCGACAGCTCTGATACGTAGTGGCTCATACACTCGGCGACGATGGGATGACGACCTGAAGAACAGTGAAGGAAGCTCCTCTGTCAACCGACCCTCCAGCTACCAGCGCAG CACGTCCCATACGCTAGCGCTAGGGCGGAGCGGCAGCACGCGGGACGTGCCAGCCAAGTCTTCGTCAACCTCCAGCTTGGACCCTAACACCTGTAATACTAAACCCTGGCAGCCACCCACCTCCCACTACCCATCTTACAGCATTTACCGCAG TGGATCTTTTGGAAGAAGACACGAGGACCTGAGCccctcctccaccaccacctcctcctcaaCAACCACCACCTCTTCGTCTGTTACCTCGCCCACAGGCCATCGCGGCCTCCTCTCCAGCCTGGGTTCCTCCTCCACCCGAACTGGCTCCACCTGTCTCACCAGCAG GTACTGGTCAGAGGAGAGTGCAGAGAGGGAGAAGGAGAAGGAGTCTGCTGCAGTCATCCCCACTATAAACACTGGTTCTACCACCACCACTACGTCTACCACTACCACCACGGCCATATTAACCACTACCACCGGCACTGGCATAGTCACTGGCACCGGCTCAGAACGACGCAG GTCGTACCTGACACCGGTCCGAGACGAGGAGTCGGAGTCTCAGAGGAAAGCTCGATCCAGACAGGCCCGTCAGTCGAGGCGGTCCACACAG GGTGTGACTCTGACTGACCTGCAAGAGGCTGAAAAAACAATTGGCCGGAGTCGTCCCCAAAACACCCGcgaggaggagaaagagaagcaggACAAGGAGAAGACGGAGACGAGGGAGGATGATTACCGATCAAAGTACCGGAGCTTTGAAGAG CGTTATCGgccttcatcttcatcctccacCTCTGCCATTTCCACCGTCAGCACTGCCTCCACAACCTCCTACTCGGGCTCTTCGTTGTCCTCCAGTTCCAGCTCCCTCAACAGGCCTAACAGTCTGACGGGGATCACCTCATCTTATAGCAGATCCTCTCGAGATACAGAAAAAG AATCGGACAAAAAGGATGAGGAAAAGGAAGGGGAGGACAAACCCCGCTCCATACGGGATCGCAGGCGGCCCCGCGAGAAGAGACGCTCCACTGGGGTGTCCTTCTGGACTCAAGAT GGTGATGAAAATGACCCCGAGCAGCAGTCGGACTCAGAGGATGGCAGCACAAGGGGAGAATCACAA AGCGACAGATTGTCCAG AAATGAGAGCACTTCATATTTAGATCGCAACGATGCTCTTTTTAGCCGTAGTTACGGTGAGAGTCGAAGGCCGTACTCGAGCCGATTGGATAGAGACGACACCACCGACTACAAGAAG CTCTACGAGCAGATCTTAGCAGAGAACGAGAAGCTGAAGGCCCAGTTACGCGACACTGATCTGGAGCTGGCAGACTTGAAGTTACAGTTAGATAAAGCCGCACAG AGGCAGGAACGCTACGCTGACCGATCCCAGCTTGAGATGGAGAAAAGG GAAAGAAGAGCTCTAGAAAGGAAGATTTCTGAGATGGAGGAGGAACTTAAG ATGCTCCCAGACTTGAAAGCAGACAACCAGAGACTAAAGGACGAGAACGGAGCGCTCATTCGAGTCATTAGCAAGCTTTCCAAGTAG